One genomic segment of Sminthopsis crassicaudata isolate SCR6 chromosome 2, ASM4859323v1, whole genome shotgun sequence includes these proteins:
- the FUBP3 gene encoding far upstream element-binding protein 3 isoform X4 yields the protein MVGFIIGRGGEQISRIQAESGCKIQIAPESSGIPERPCVLTGTPESIEQAKRLLGQIVDRCRNGPGFHNDVDGNNTIQEILIPASKVGLVIGKGGETIKQLQERTGVKMIMIQDGPLPTGADKPLRITGDPFKVQQAREMVLEIIREKDQADFRGVRSDFSSRMGGGSIEVSVPRFAVGIVIGRNGEMIKKIQNDAGVRIQFKPDDGISPERVAQVMGLPERCQHAAHVISDLIITAQERDGFGGISVSRGRGRGRSDWSVGAPGGLQEVTYTVPADKCGLVIGKGGENIKSINQQSGAHVELQRNPPPNTDPSVRIFTIRGIPQQIELARHLIDEKVGGTNMGAPGSFGQSPFNQAPATPHQNTFPPRSSGCFPNIAAKVNGNPHSNPVSGPQAFMTQGWGNTYQTWQTPAQQVPSQQSQQQNSQPGYSKAWEDYYKKQSHAANAASQASSPPDYTMAWAEYYRQQAAYYGQTLGQAQAHSQEQ from the exons ACAAGCCAAGCGACTATTGGGACAAATTGTTGATCGCTGTCGGAATGGACCCGGATTTCATAATGATGTAGATGGGAATAACACAATCCAGGAGATTCTCATTCCTGCATCTAAAGTGGGACTAGTCATTGGCAAAGGAGGAGAAACAATAAAGCAATTACAG GAGCGAACAGGTGTGAAAATGATAATGATCCAAGATGGTCCTTTGCCTACTGGAGCAGACAAACCCCTTCGTATTACTGGAGACCCATTCAAAGTACAG CAAGCAAGGGAAATGGTACTAGAGATTATCCGAGAAAAGGATCAAGCTGACTTCCGAGGCGTGCGCAGTGATTTCAGCTCCCGAATGGGAGGGGGCAGTATAGAG GTATCTGTGCCTAGGTTTGCCGTTGGTATAGTAATAGGAAGAAATGGGGAAATGAtcaaaaaaattcagaatgatGCTGGTGTAAGGATTCAGTTTAAACCAG ATGATGGGATTAGTCCTGAAAGAGTTGCACAGGTCATGGGACTTCCAGAAAGGTGTCAACATGCAGCGCATGTCATCAGTGACCTTATTATTACAGCACAG GAACGGGATGGTTTTGGAGGCATTTCTGTATCCAGAGGAAGAGGTCGTGGCCGAAGTGATTGGAGTGTTGGGGCACCTGGAGGGCTGCAGGAGGTGACCTACACAGTCCCAGCAGATAAATGCGGCCTTGTTATAGGCAAAG GGGGTGAGAACATCAAAAGCATAAACCAGCAGTCAGGAGCTCATGTAGAACTTCAGCGGAATCCACCTCCTAATACAGACCCCAGTGTACGGATATTCACCATCAGAGGCATACCACAGCAGATTGAACTTGCCAGACATCTCATAGATGAGAAAGTTGGT GGTACCAATATGGGCGCACCTGGAAGCTTTGGTCAGAGTCCTTTCAACCAAGCACCTGCTACACCTCATCAAAA TACCTTTCCTCCAAGGAGCTCAGGGTGCTTTCCAAACATTGCTGCTAAAGTGAACGGTAaccctcacagcaaccctgtgag TGGTCCTCAGGCATTTATGACCCAAGGCTGGGGTAACACCTACCAGACGTGGCAGACACCTGCACAGCAAGTCCCAA GCCAGCAGAGCCAGCAGCAGAACAGCCAGCCTGGTTACAGCAAGGCATGGGAGGACTATTACAAAAAACAGA GCCATGCCGCCAATGCAGCTTCTCAGGCAAGTTCCCCACCGGACTACACAATGGCCTGGGCGGAGTATTACAGACAGCAAGCTGCTTACTATGGGCAAACATTAGGGCAAGCTCAGGCCCACAGCCAG GAGCAGTAG